CGAATCGGAGTTCCAGGCCGAGGCGCTGCGCGTCGGCGGCGAGAACGCCCTGGCGCTGGAGGCCTGGGCGGACGCCCGCGACCGCTTCCGCGACTACCTCGACCGGCACGCCGAGCGGGGCGAAGCGGCGGCCGTCGGCGCCAAGCTGGCCCGCTGCTACTGGGAGCTCGGCGAGTACGAGGAGGCCCGCCGCCGCCTGGAGGCCGTCGCCGCCACCGACGGTGACAAGGGCCAGCTCTTCGAGGTCCGGCTGCTGGAGGCCCGCTGCCTGACGCGGCTCGGACGGCACGACGAGGCGGCGGACCTGGTCGCCGGCTTGAAGGAAGAGGCCGAACTCTACGGCAAGGACGGCGTGACGGCCCTGGCCCAGGCCGAGGTCCTGATGGCCAGGGGGAGGCCCGAGGAGGCGGCCCCGCTGCTGGAGGCCCTGCCCCAGGAGTGGCGCGCCGGCGAGGTGCCGGCGCGGCTCGCCGAGATGCTCGGGAACATCTACCTGTCGCAGTGGAAGATCGAGGAGGCTCGCGCCCAGTTCCGCGACGCCCTGCGCAACACGAACGTCCTGGAGGACGAGGAGCGCTGCCGCCGGCTCGACGCCGAGCTCAACCGCTACCTGGCAGCCGAGCAGCGGCACGGCACTGCCGCCGAAGATCAGAAGCCGGCGCTGCGCCTGATCATGGCCAACGTCCTGCTGTTCGCCCTGGACCGGCCGCGGCTCGCGCTGGACGGCTACCTCGAGGTGGCCGCGGCCGCGCAGCAGGACAGCGCCGCCGCCGTGCGCGGCCTCTTCGGCGCGGCCCTGGTCTACCGCGACCGCCTCGGCCTGCCGGACTCGGCGGCCGTGTTCGACGCGCAGCTGCAGGCTGCCTACCCGCAGTCGCCCCAGGCCTTCGTCGCCCGGGAAGGCGCCGAGGGCGATCTCTACGCCTACCTGACCGAGCTCGACGCCCGTCGGCGCGAGATGGACCTGGCCGCCGGCCCGTCGCCCGATCGCGGTCCCGAAGCCATCGAGGCGGCCGGCCCCGAC
This window of the bacterium genome carries:
- a CDS encoding tetratricopeptide repeat protein; protein product: MRNRHRKLVAAAVAAALLAVGAGCARFNTFYNASKAFDTAEMVREDRLKQGLDPATPTPQQAQEYQRCVKKCQIILDEYPGHALTDDALFLMAKAYHRLESHRMAITQLDLLVSNFPATPHLEEALYLQAVSHLMVGDAGGSDNYLSQLELAFPESEFQAEALRVGGENALALEAWADARDRFRDYLDRHAERGEAAAVGAKLARCYWELGEYEEARRRLEAVAATDGDKGQLFEVRLLEARCLTRLGRHDEAADLVAGLKEEAELYGKDGVTALAQAEVLMARGRPEEAAPLLEALPQEWRAGEVPARLAEMLGNIYLSQWKIEEARAQFRDALRNTNVLEDEERCRRLDAELNRYLAAEQRHGTAAEDQKPALRLIMANVLLFALDRPRLALDGYLEVAAAAQQDSAAAVRGLFGAALVYRDRLGLPDSAAVFDAQLQAAYPQSPQAFVAREGAEGDLYAYLTELDARRREMDLAAGPSPDRGPEAIEAAGPDGERPAPPPPAGGRRSHWRDRKLQGRG